A single Ignavibacteriales bacterium DNA region contains:
- the folK gene encoding 2-amino-4-hydroxy-6-hydroxymethyldihydropteridine diphosphokinase yields MEVTVYLGIGSNIEPRKEYIFRAMRILADNSRIRVGGRSSIYRTRPFGVSDQGEFLNLVLQVQTDLPPEELFAVIKNAERQAGRIERQRWGAREVDIDILLYGDQVYHSEVLDIPHKGLMSRDFFVVPLLELMPDAENPETGQKLSDLDFTGENRYVTGVYEPEEESV; encoded by the coding sequence ATGGAAGTAACCGTTTATCTCGGGATTGGTTCCAATATTGAACCGCGCAAAGAATATATATTCAGAGCGATGCGGATTCTGGCAGATAACAGCAGAATACGGGTGGGGGGCAGATCATCGATTTACCGCACAAGACCCTTTGGGGTATCGGATCAGGGGGAGTTTCTGAATCTGGTATTGCAGGTTCAGACGGATTTACCGCCTGAGGAACTGTTTGCCGTCATAAAAAATGCAGAACGGCAGGCAGGAAGAATTGAGCGGCAGCGATGGGGAGCACGTGAAGTTGATATTGATATACTGCTTTACGGGGATCAGGTATATCATTCGGAGGTGCTGGACATTCCGCACAAGGGATTGATGAGCAGGGATTTTTTTGTGGTACCACTTCTGGAACTGATGCCGGATGCAGAAAATCCGGAGACAGGTCAAAAACTGAGTGATCTGGATTTTACAGGGGAAAACCGTTATGTGACCGGGGTATATGAACCGGAGGAGGAATCTGTATGA
- a CDS encoding deoxynucleoside kinase: protein MNEINYIAIEGVIGVGKTSLARLLAEKMRARLILEKFEENPFLDKFYKSKADFAFQTQMFFLVSRYKQLEGLHQNSLFTNYIVSDYIFEKDRIFASINLSDEEFRLYDSIYPMFSQNIRKPDLVIFLDSDVDRLMYNVQLRNREMEKAVTADYLTALSNAYKEFFFKYSHSPLLIINTTGIDFVNNETEFNALYKEIFREDRAFIEYFNPEGKGIF from the coding sequence ATGAATGAGATAAATTACATCGCCATCGAAGGGGTGATAGGGGTCGGAAAAACCTCGCTGGCAAGGCTGCTAGCCGAAAAAATGAGGGCCAGGCTGATTCTGGAAAAGTTTGAGGAAAATCCGTTTTTGGATAAATTTTATAAAAGCAAAGCGGATTTTGCGTTTCAGACGCAGATGTTCTTTCTGGTAAGCAGATATAAGCAGCTTGAGGGGCTGCATCAGAACTCGCTTTTTACCAATTATATCGTTTCTGATTATATATTTGAAAAAGACCGTATCTTCGCAAGCATTAATCTCTCTGATGAGGAGTTCCGGCTGTATGATTCGATTTACCCGATGTTTTCGCAGAATATACGCAAGCCGGATCTGGTGATTTTTCTGGACAGTGATGTTGACCGACTCATGTATAATGTACAGCTAAGGAACCGGGAGATGGAAAAAGCAGTGACGGCTGATTATCTGACTGCTCTGAGCAATGCCTATAAGGAGTTTTTCTTTAAGTATTCGCACAGTCCGCTTCTGATAATTAATACAACCGGAATTGACTTTGTGAATAATGAGACGGAATTTAACGCCTTATATAAGGAGATATTCCGGGAAGACCGAGCATTTATTGAGTATTTTAATCCTGAAGGGAAGGGGATATTTTGA
- a CDS encoding glycosyltransferase family 9 protein has product MMNITEILLHAICRGIWGVQEKTLPEDFVPKKILVIRPHNQLGDMIAGTVLFRAMKESWPDSDIYLIASPQNISGAEHNPFLAAIFNFDKKKLFDAEFLRDLYRFLKRDYDLVLTPVVVSISFTSNLLAGIANGRFKTGPKSLDGMENDSAYFFHERVVLDFRADENLHVWDRMMRNLGSVKVQHGELKPDINYTEEESANALEALKSAGWREGQIVLGIHPGAGKPPNIWPAENFAEVINRLTELAGQHPERKEIFIVATGSKQEQGIIDEINSRIQGEVFFFTNRTIAEVAALMQYTDLFIANDTGIMHVAGAESVPQISLFGMTNPHQWAPRGENKYWLRESDNIRDILPEQVISLARQILQL; this is encoded by the coding sequence ATGATGAACATAACTGAAATACTTCTCCATGCGATCTGCAGGGGGATATGGGGTGTTCAGGAAAAAACGCTGCCGGAGGATTTTGTACCGAAGAAGATTCTGGTAATACGTCCTCATAATCAGCTAGGGGATATGATAGCCGGCACGGTACTCTTCCGCGCAATGAAGGAAAGCTGGCCGGATTCTGATATATATCTGATTGCCTCACCGCAGAATATCTCCGGAGCGGAGCATAATCCGTTTCTTGCCGCCATTTTTAATTTTGACAAAAAGAAACTTTTTGATGCTGAATTTCTGAGGGATTTATACCGGTTTCTTAAGCGGGACTATGATCTGGTGCTTACACCGGTTGTGGTATCAATTTCTTTTACGAGTAATCTGCTCGCGGGTATTGCAAACGGACGATTTAAGACTGGGCCAAAATCTCTTGACGGGATGGAGAATGATTCCGCTTATTTCTTTCATGAGCGGGTGGTGCTTGATTTCCGCGCGGATGAAAATCTGCATGTATGGGATAGAATGATGCGGAATCTGGGGAGCGTAAAGGTACAGCACGGTGAACTGAAACCTGATATAAATTACACTGAAGAGGAAAGCGCCAATGCACTTGAAGCCCTGAAGTCAGCAGGGTGGCGTGAAGGACAGATAGTTCTTGGCATACATCCGGGAGCGGGAAAGCCGCCGAATATCTGGCCGGCGGAAAATTTCGCGGAAGTGATTAACCGTCTTACGGAACTTGCCGGACAACATCCGGAGAGGAAAGAGATTTTTATTGTTGCAACAGGGAGTAAGCAGGAGCAGGGGATTATTGATGAAATTAACAGCAGAATTCAGGGGGAAGTATTCTTTTTTACCAACCGCACTATAGCCGAAGTTGCAGCTCTTATGCAGTATACTGATCTCTTCATCGCCAATGATACAGGTATTATGCATGTGGCAGGGGCGGAGAGCGTCCCTCAGATATCTCTTTTTGGAATGACTAATCCGCATCAGTGGGCGCCGCGGGGAGAGAATAAATACTGGCTGCGGGAGTCGGATAACATCAGGGATATATTGCCGGAACAGGTGATTTCCCTGGCGCGGCAGATTCTGCAGTTGTGA
- a CDS encoding class I SAM-dependent rRNA methyltransferase: MADIYLKKNEERRIEAGHLWVFSNEVLKTEGEAVNGDLCQVYSSSGKFLGTGVWNRNSLICVRILSREKIEDIREFLRERILSAAGLRSRIYTGRSAYRLLFGESDGLPGLVADRYNDSYILQIHSSGMEALKDVITGVLRDELQAKHILTRHDMYFRKLEGLSEEDEILLGTPEKEVITIEGVKYQIDFRDSQKTGFFLDQAANRIYASRFTGGGSVLDLFCNSGGFGLHALKAGAREAVFSDISETALAAVRRNYELNGFSAGAEYIPGDAFMVLKELHQNGRSFDLVVTDPPAFVKSRKRIQEGVKGYLTINALALKLVKKGGFYATASCSHHITREVFLETIHKAALKAGRELKLLHFAGAGEDHPVLPAMPETEYLKFGVFAVL, translated from the coding sequence TTGGCTGATATATATCTTAAAAAGAATGAGGAGAGAAGAATTGAAGCGGGGCATCTGTGGGTATTCAGTAATGAGGTGCTGAAGACGGAGGGGGAAGCGGTGAACGGAGACCTTTGTCAGGTTTATTCGTCATCGGGGAAGTTTCTTGGAACAGGCGTATGGAACAGGAATTCACTGATCTGTGTGCGCATTCTTTCACGGGAGAAGATAGAAGATATCAGGGAGTTTCTGCGTGAGCGTATACTTTCAGCAGCCGGGCTCCGGAGCAGGATATATACGGGGAGAAGCGCGTACCGGCTTTTGTTCGGCGAGAGTGACGGACTGCCCGGGCTGGTGGCTGACCGCTACAATGACAGCTATATTCTTCAGATACACAGCTCCGGGATGGAGGCGCTTAAAGATGTTATTACCGGAGTTCTGCGGGATGAACTGCAGGCGAAACATATTCTGACCCGTCATGATATGTACTTCAGAAAGCTGGAAGGGCTTTCGGAGGAGGATGAGATACTTCTGGGCACTCCGGAGAAAGAGGTGATAACGATTGAAGGGGTGAAGTATCAGATAGATTTCAGAGATTCTCAGAAAACAGGTTTTTTTCTTGACCAGGCAGCAAACCGTATTTACGCCTCACGGTTCACGGGGGGAGGATCAGTGCTTGATCTCTTCTGCAATTCGGGGGGATTCGGGCTGCACGCTCTTAAGGCGGGGGCCCGGGAGGCAGTGTTTAGTGATATATCTGAAACAGCACTTGCGGCAGTGCGCAGAAATTATGAACTAAACGGATTTTCAGCCGGGGCGGAGTATATACCGGGGGACGCTTTCATGGTGCTCAAGGAGTTGCATCAGAATGGGAGAAGTTTTGATCTGGTTGTGACGGATCCGCCGGCGTTTGTGAAAAGCAGAAAGAGGATTCAGGAGGGAGTTAAGGGGTACCTGACGATTAATGCTCTTGCACTCAAGTTAGTGAAGAAGGGTGGTTTTTACGCAACTGCATCCTGCTCACACCATATTACCCGTGAGGTGTTTCTGGAGACTATTCATAAAGCAGCGCTGAAGGCAGGAAGAGAGCTGAAACTGCTTCATTTTGCCGGAGCAGGGGAGGATCACCCGGTACTGCCTGCAATGCCGGAGACAGAGTATCTGAAGTTTGGAGTTTTCGCTGTTCTTTAA
- a CDS encoding MoxR family ATPase — MDISALNEKIRNESAFVDLLSNEISKVIVGQKVMVERLLIGLLSNGHVLLEGVPGLAKTLAIKTLASSMKAKFQRIQFTPDLLPADLVGTQIYNQKEGNFLIKKGPLFSNFILADEINRAPAKVQSALLEAMQERQVTIGEQTFKLEDPFLVLATQNPIEQEGTYPLPEAQVDRFMLKVKISYPSKEEELKILRSNTSTESVSVQPVITAEDIIRGRELVKEVYLDEKIERYILDIVFATRNPEEYKLAKLKPLIQYGSSPRASISLAQASKAHAFIRRRGYVIPEDIRSIAYDVMRHRIGVTYEAEAEEITSENIIQDILNTVEVP; from the coding sequence TTGGACATTTCAGCGTTAAATGAAAAAATCCGCAATGAGAGTGCATTTGTTGACCTGCTTTCCAATGAAATAAGCAAGGTAATTGTGGGGCAGAAGGTTATGGTGGAACGGCTCCTGATCGGGCTGCTTTCAAACGGGCATGTGCTGCTTGAGGGGGTGCCGGGTCTGGCCAAAACTCTGGCAATCAAGACTCTGGCTTCTTCGATGAAGGCAAAGTTCCAGAGAATTCAGTTCACGCCTGATCTGCTTCCGGCTGATTTGGTCGGTACACAGATTTACAATCAGAAAGAAGGGAATTTCCTGATAAAGAAGGGGCCTCTTTTTTCGAACTTTATTCTGGCGGATGAAATTAACCGCGCCCCAGCCAAGGTGCAGAGTGCATTGCTTGAAGCGATGCAGGAGCGACAGGTGACTATAGGGGAGCAGACTTTTAAGCTGGAAGACCCATTTCTTGTTCTTGCTACCCAGAACCCTATTGAGCAGGAAGGCACCTATCCGCTTCCGGAAGCACAAGTTGACCGTTTTATGCTCAAGGTGAAGATTTCCTATCCAAGTAAAGAAGAAGAGTTAAAGATTCTCAGAAGCAATACCTCAACTGAGAGTGTTTCTGTTCAGCCGGTGATTACCGCTGAGGATATCATCAGAGGGAGAGAACTGGTGAAGGAGGTTTATCTTGATGAAAAGATTGAGCGGTATATACTGGATATCGTATTCGCGACAAGAAATCCGGAGGAATATAAACTTGCCAAATTGAAGCCGCTGATACAATACGGATCATCCCCCCGCGCGAGCATCAGTCTTGCTCAGGCATCAAAAGCTCATGCATTCATCCGCAGAAGGGGATATGTGATCCCGGAGGATATCCGCTCGATTGCTTATGATGTGATGAGGCACAGGATAGGGGTTACTTATGAAGCTGAGGCGGAGGAGATTACTTCTGAGAATATCATACAGGATATCCTGAATACCGTTGAAGTTCCGTAA
- a CDS encoding DUF58 domain-containing protein: MITSELLKKVRHIEIKTRGLVNHLFSGEYHSVFKGKGMDFSEVREYQYGDDIRNIDWNVTARFGHPFIKVFEEERELTVLLVVDLSGSQYFGSYQQAKQQIAAELSAILSLSALKNNDKVGLILFTDSVEKYIPPQKKKTNVLRIIREVLSFEPKSRGTNIKSALEFVNKAVKKRSICFLISDFNDKDYEQVIRITARKHDLIAVKVEDPRENDLPSVGLMRLADPETGKEMLVDTSSIKIRSKFYEKVQERRERTKKIFTAAGVDTIQINTAQSYIPPLVSFFKKRETRL, encoded by the coding sequence ATGATTACATCAGAGCTTCTTAAAAAAGTACGCCATATTGAGATAAAAACCAGAGGTCTGGTAAACCATCTCTTTTCAGGTGAATACCATTCGGTTTTCAAGGGAAAGGGTATGGATTTCAGCGAGGTGCGTGAGTACCAGTATGGCGATGATATACGGAACATAGACTGGAATGTAACGGCCAGGTTCGGGCATCCTTTTATCAAGGTATTTGAAGAGGAGCGTGAACTGACGGTGCTTCTGGTAGTTGATCTATCAGGTTCGCAGTATTTCGGCTCCTATCAGCAGGCAAAGCAGCAGATTGCCGCGGAGCTGAGCGCCATCCTTTCACTGAGTGCACTGAAGAATAATGACAAGGTAGGGCTGATTCTTTTCACTGATTCAGTTGAAAAGTATATACCGCCTCAGAAGAAGAAGACTAATGTGCTGCGCATTATCAGGGAGGTGCTTTCATTTGAACCAAAGAGCCGTGGAACGAATATTAAAAGTGCGCTTGAATTTGTGAACAAAGCGGTAAAAAAGCGGAGCATCTGTTTTCTGATTTCCGATTTTAATGATAAGGATTATGAGCAGGTGATCAGAATAACGGCAAGAAAGCATGACCTGATTGCCGTAAAGGTCGAAGACCCGCGTGAAAACGACCTGCCCTCAGTCGGGCTGATGCGGCTTGCTGATCCGGAGACGGGCAAAGAGATGCTGGTAGATACCAGTTCTATTAAGATACGCTCGAAATTTTATGAAAAGGTGCAGGAGCGGAGGGAGCGTACAAAGAAGATATTCACTGCTGCCGGGGTTGATACCATTCAGATTAATACGGCTCAGTCTTATATACCCCCATTAGTCAGTTTCTTTAAAAAGCGGGAGACACGCTTGTGA
- a CDS encoding VWA domain-containing protein, with protein sequence MKFFANYEFLQPGYLWFLLLIPAVLAWKYFIAKRDSAAVVYPGTADIFGGIKSLRMRLAFLPALLRYLAITAVIIAIARPVSYTSGENINTEGIDIVLVLDISGSMLAEDFKPNRLEAAKNLTKEFVMARQTDRIGLVIFSRDAFTQCPLTVDYKVLTDQLRVVKSGMIEDGTAIGNAITNGVNRLKDSDAKSKVLILLTDGVNNAGEVDPITATEIAKTFGVRIYTIGVGTMGEAPYPFNTPFGKQYQMVPVQIDDAMLTKIATQTGGKYFRATGNKKLEGVFSEIDKLERSIIEVTSYRNKTEHFYPFALAALLLVFFEFLLARTYFRRLA encoded by the coding sequence ATGAAGTTTTTCGCGAATTATGAGTTTCTTCAGCCGGGATATCTCTGGTTTCTGCTGCTGATACCCGCGGTTCTGGCGTGGAAATATTTTATTGCGAAGCGGGATTCAGCCGCGGTTGTTTATCCGGGTACGGCAGATATTTTCGGTGGAATTAAGAGTCTGCGGATGAGACTTGCATTTTTGCCGGCGCTGCTGCGGTATCTTGCTATTACGGCAGTTATTATTGCCATCGCACGTCCGGTTTCTTATACATCGGGAGAGAATATCAATACGGAGGGTATTGATATTGTCCTGGTACTGGATATATCAGGCAGTATGCTTGCTGAGGATTTTAAACCAAACCGGCTTGAGGCGGCAAAGAACCTGACAAAGGAATTTGTGATGGCACGCCAGACAGACAGAATCGGACTCGTGATATTTTCACGGGATGCTTTTACACAGTGTCCGCTTACGGTTGATTATAAGGTGCTTACCGATCAGCTCCGGGTTGTGAAGTCCGGAATGATTGAAGACGGCACAGCAATAGGCAATGCCATCACCAATGGTGTTAACCGCCTGAAGGACAGTGACGCAAAAAGCAAAGTGCTCATACTGCTGACCGACGGTGTGAACAACGCGGGAGAAGTTGACCCGATAACCGCCACAGAGATTGCAAAGACCTTTGGTGTGAGAATATATACCATCGGTGTCGGAACCATGGGTGAAGCGCCATATCCCTTTAACACTCCGTTTGGAAAGCAGTATCAGATGGTGCCCGTTCAGATTGATGACGCAATGCTGACCAAGATTGCCACACAGACCGGCGGGAAATATTTCAGGGCTACGGGGAATAAAAAGCTTGAGGGGGTATTTAGCGAAATTGATAAACTAGAGAGGTCAATTATAGAGGTGACTTCCTACAGAAACAAGACGGAGCACTTTTATCCTTTTGCCCTTGCTGCGCTGCTTCTGGTATTTTTTGAGTTCCTTCTTGCGCGAACCTATTTCAGGAGACTGGCGTAA
- a CDS encoding VWA domain-containing protein: MRFARPEYLYLLYALPVLIAFAVYIYKRQKKQISRFAGAGIFSSLLSNKSRGKDYLKLGIILLAFPFLILGIANPQIGTRIEEVKQKGIEIYILLDISQSMLAQDLLPNRLDKAKSEINALLQKLKGDRIGLIIFAGDAYIQFPLTTDYSAAGLFLSAVDVNSIPKPGTAVASAINLAVESFDYDSPSRKVIITITDGEDHEGDLESSLSSAKDKGVSIYTIGMGSPDGAPIPILDARGNNIGFKQDGSGNAVITRLDEQTLQKIAAETGGEYYLSSPGRNNLDEIHSDLEKIEKSEYGAKMITDYDDKYYWMLIPALFLLILELLISERVKLRKEKKS; this comes from the coding sequence ATGAGATTCGCGAGACCTGAATATCTTTACCTGCTCTATGCACTGCCGGTGCTTATTGCTTTTGCTGTTTATATCTATAAAAGACAGAAGAAGCAGATAAGCCGCTTTGCCGGTGCCGGGATTTTTTCTTCCCTCCTAAGCAATAAGAGCAGGGGTAAAGATTATCTGAAGCTGGGTATCATTCTACTTGCATTTCCTTTCCTGATACTTGGAATTGCGAATCCGCAGATCGGGACCAGGATAGAAGAGGTGAAACAGAAGGGGATTGAAATCTATATCCTGTTGGATATTTCGCAGAGCATGCTTGCGCAGGACTTGCTGCCTAACCGTCTTGATAAGGCAAAGAGTGAAATTAACGCACTGCTGCAGAAACTGAAGGGTGACAGGATAGGTCTGATTATTTTCGCGGGAGATGCGTATATACAATTCCCGCTGACCACTGATTACTCTGCCGCCGGGCTTTTCCTGAGCGCTGTGGATGTAAATTCGATTCCTAAACCGGGAACGGCTGTGGCTTCGGCGATCAATCTTGCCGTGGAGTCGTTTGATTATGACTCTCCTTCCCGCAAAGTGATTATTACTATAACCGATGGTGAGGATCATGAAGGAGACCTGGAATCTTCGCTCAGCAGCGCAAAGGATAAAGGGGTGAGCATTTATACGATTGGAATGGGTTCACCTGACGGAGCACCGATTCCCATACTTGATGCACGGGGTAACAATATCGGATTTAAGCAGGACGGAAGCGGCAATGCAGTAATCACCAGACTCGATGAACAGACTCTGCAAAAGATAGCCGCTGAAACCGGAGGAGAGTACTATCTTTCTTCACCGGGACGTAATAATCTGGATGAGATACACTCTGATCTGGAAAAGATAGAGAAAAGTGAATACGGCGCAAAGATGATAACAGATTATGATGACAAATATTACTGGATGCTGATTCCGGCGCTTTTCCTGCTGATACTGGAACTTTTAATCTCTGAACGGGTAAAACTGAGGAAGGAGAAGAAATCATGA
- a CDS encoding tetratricopeptide repeat protein, with amino-acid sequence MKYIYILMFAAILAEAQGQSIRTLNNDGVEEFEKKNFSEAEIKFRKGLEQEPENKTLKLNLGGSYYKQSKFEDALKSYTESINALTDKNEKSKAYYNLGNSLLKQEKYKESIEAYKNALKYNPGDADAKYNLSYALKKLQDQQNQQNQDQNKDQNKDQNKDQNKDQNKDQNKDQNKDQDKQDQQNQQNQQNKQDQNQQKQGQDKPKISKEDAERILTAMKNNEKEMQKKLRKQEGVRVKVEKDW; translated from the coding sequence ATGAAATATATTTATATACTGATGTTTGCCGCTATCCTGGCAGAAGCACAGGGGCAGAGCATACGCACACTGAACAATGACGGTGTGGAGGAGTTTGAGAAGAAAAATTTCTCCGAGGCGGAAATTAAGTTCAGAAAAGGGCTTGAGCAGGAGCCGGAAAACAAAACACTAAAACTGAACCTCGGCGGAAGTTATTATAAGCAGTCCAAGTTTGAAGACGCGCTGAAAAGTTATACCGAAAGTATTAACGCTCTGACTGATAAGAATGAAAAATCGAAGGCATATTACAATCTGGGGAACTCACTGCTGAAGCAGGAGAAATATAAAGAAAGTATTGAAGCATATAAAAACGCACTGAAGTATAATCCGGGGGATGCTGATGCAAAATATAATTTGAGTTATGCCCTGAAGAAACTGCAGGATCAGCAGAATCAGCAAAATCAGGATCAGAATAAAGATCAAAACAAAGATCAGAACAAGGACCAGAATAAAGATCAGAATAAGGATCAGAACAAAGACCAGAATAAGGATCAGGACAAACAGGATCAGCAGAATCAGCAAAACCAGCAGAATAAGCAGGATCAGAATCAACAGAAGCAGGGGCAGGATAAGCCAAAGATTTCTAAGGAGGATGCAGAGCGGATTCTGACCGCGATGAAGAACAATGAAAAAGAGATGCAGAAAAAACTGCGCAAGCAGGAAGGAGTCCGCGTTAAAGTTGAAAAAGACTGGTAA
- a CDS encoding protein BatD: MITLQRLAVFIFLVLVQHGWSQTFQATVNRNSATTDDVIEVSFTYSGKDINGVGGFQAPTFTDFKIVSGPNQSTSMQFINGAVSGQKSFSYYIQPLKTGKLTIPAATVTVGGTKMSSNTITVDVTKGTGKPKKEESTDVDMNEIAENLYIRAFADKSSAYTGEQVTVTYKLYTRLNISTPQITKLPNYQGFWAEEIDMPQVINFSRETIDGVVYNVATLKKVALFPQQTGQLSVTQYELKIPVVIQRKRKSNDPWGDFFNDPFFRTTETIEYTAKSNVLKIEAKELPPAASIVNFTGAVGSFKLQSKIDKKQVKQGDPVRLTYTLSGTGNISLLTLPEFDLGSGIEKYEDKSDNSISRGGVISGTKTVEYLLIPRNAGETVIPPLAFSYFNTTAKKYETVEAEGFTIEVTPNADFVSSLPDRSNKGETDIRYIKTSYTNAEMSKGSPFESPVFWVLSLLPFIGFGAFAYIFRRKQEMLADLSGYRELQAKKFAAKQLKQAKKLMEAGNKEGFYLEISRALQKYLENKLRIAAADFSIETAEERLKALHLEEDILQRLKDTYSGIQFVRFAPASGAGEAMSSVFESASGLITGLEKSIVKGRKR; this comes from the coding sequence ATGATTACTTTGCAGAGACTTGCGGTTTTTATTTTTCTTGTGCTGGTGCAGCATGGATGGTCCCAGACATTTCAGGCAACGGTTAACAGGAACAGCGCTACAACGGATGATGTGATAGAGGTGAGCTTTACATATTCCGGCAAGGATATCAATGGTGTGGGGGGATTCCAGGCACCGACCTTTACGGATTTTAAGATAGTCTCAGGACCTAATCAGTCAACCAGTATGCAGTTTATAAACGGAGCAGTCTCGGGGCAGAAATCCTTTTCTTATTATATACAGCCGCTCAAGACGGGAAAACTCACTATACCGGCTGCCACGGTTACAGTGGGGGGGACCAAGATGAGTTCTAATACTATTACGGTTGATGTAACCAAAGGAACGGGGAAGCCGAAGAAGGAAGAATCAACCGATGTGGATATGAATGAGATCGCGGAGAATCTCTACATCCGGGCATTTGCTGATAAATCATCAGCTTACACCGGCGAGCAGGTGACTGTCACTTATAAGCTATATACACGCCTGAATATATCTACACCGCAGATAACCAAACTGCCGAATTATCAGGGATTCTGGGCGGAGGAAATTGACATGCCGCAGGTTATCAACTTCAGCCGGGAGACTATTGATGGTGTTGTTTACAATGTGGCAACGCTTAAAAAAGTTGCCCTTTTCCCGCAGCAGACGGGACAACTTTCGGTAACGCAGTATGAACTGAAAATACCAGTGGTCATACAGCGGAAAAGAAAGTCAAACGACCCGTGGGGAGATTTCTTTAATGATCCTTTCTTCCGGACAACGGAGACTATCGAATATACCGCCAAATCCAATGTGCTGAAGATAGAGGCGAAAGAGCTTCCTCCTGCAGCATCCATCGTGAATTTCACCGGTGCAGTGGGGAGTTTTAAACTGCAAAGTAAGATTGATAAAAAGCAGGTGAAACAGGGAGATCCGGTAAGGCTCACTTACACCCTGAGCGGAACAGGCAATATATCTCTGCTCACCCTGCCGGAGTTTGATCTGGGGAGCGGGATTGAGAAATATGAGGATAAGTCGGATAACAGTATCAGCAGAGGCGGAGTGATCAGCGGAACCAAGACTGTTGAATATCTGCTGATTCCGCGCAATGCAGGTGAGACGGTGATTCCGCCTCTGGCATTCAGTTATTTTAACACTACTGCAAAGAAATATGAAACCGTTGAAGCTGAAGGATTTACTATTGAAGTAACACCTAACGCAGATTTTGTTTCATCGCTTCCGGACAGAAGCAATAAAGGGGAAACTGATATCCGGTATATAAAGACCAGTTACACCAACGCGGAGATGAGCAAAGGCAGTCCGTTTGAAAGCCCCGTGTTCTGGGTTTTGTCATTACTGCCATTTATCGGATTTGGGGCGTTTGCGTATATATTCCGCAGAAAGCAGGAGATGCTTGCTGATCTTTCCGGTTACCGGGAGCTTCAGGCAAAGAAATTTGCCGCAAAACAGCTGAAACAGGCAAAAAAGCTCATGGAAGCGGGGAACAAGGAGGGCTTTTATCTTGAAATTTCTCGCGCGCTGCAGAAGTACCTTGAGAATAAACTCAGGATTGCCGCTGCTGACTTTTCCATCGAAACGGCTGAGGAACGGCTGAAAGCACTGCATCTTGAAGAAGATATTCTTCAGCGGCTGAAGGATACTTACAGCGGCATACAGTTTGTGCGCTTTGCACCGGCTTCAGGCGCGGGTGAGGCGATGAGTTCGGTATTTGAGTCGGCTTCCGGACTGATAACCGGTCTTGAGAAAAGCATTGTAAAAGGGAGGAAGCGTTGA
- a CDS encoding tetratricopeptide repeat protein yields MRYGLILFLLMSITVYADTQKLFSEGCELYNQKKYEEALERFGEIESSGDISAELFYNIGNAHFRRGRLGFAIAYYEKAAVLNPSDEDIRQNILFTRSLVKEKQEEVPVIAPLEWWISAAGMLSFSGWMYVLVFLLYPLSLLLILRYFYGKGGVVHLSAVIAILVMMFLAANLAYTRSDWIDTVKHGVIVQTSVTVLSSPAEDGNQVFKTVEGVKVRVEDTVEEWVRVKMADGRSGWIKKEQIMVI; encoded by the coding sequence TTGAGGTACGGACTGATACTCTTCCTTCTGATGAGCATAACGGTATATGCGGACACGCAGAAGCTTTTTTCGGAGGGGTGTGAACTATATAATCAGAAAAAGTATGAAGAGGCGCTTGAGCGTTTCGGGGAGATTGAATCCTCAGGTGATATATCCGCAGAACTGTTTTACAATATCGGCAATGCGCATTTCAGAAGGGGACGGCTTGGCTTTGCGATTGCTTATTACGAAAAAGCAGCTGTTCTCAATCCGTCTGATGAAGATATCCGGCAGAATATTTTGTTTACCAGAAGTCTGGTGAAAGAAAAGCAGGAGGAGGTACCGGTGATTGCTCCCCTTGAGTGGTGGATAAGTGCCGCCGGGATGCTGAGTTTTTCAGGATGGATGTATGTACTGGTTTTTCTTCTTTATCCTTTGTCACTTTTACTGATTTTACGATACTTTTACGGTAAAGGGGGAGTGGTTCATTTGTCCGCGGTAATTGCCATTCTGGTAATGATGTTTTTAGCGGCTAATCTTGCTTACACCCGGTCGGATTGGATTGATACTGTTAAGCACGGGGTGATTGTCCAGACTTCGGTTACCGTGCTTTCTTCCCCGGCTGAGGACGGAAATCAGGTTTTTAAGACGGTCGAGGGGGTAAAAGTAAGGGTTGAGGATACGGTTGAGGAGTGGGTCAGGGTAAAAATGGCGGACGGAAGATCCGGATGGATCAAAAAAGAGCAAATTATGGTTATTTGA